The following coding sequences are from one Comamonas koreensis window:
- a CDS encoding HK97 gp10 family phage protein, which translates to MSFADDLAKYCQAAGDKVDQLVRDTAIGLQASMMTKSPVDTGRFKSNWQCGLGGMNPDTTAPAGSDALGRTEVVLQGYKPGQTIWLTNNLPYAKRLENGWSQQAPSGMVRLTVQDFKYAVKRAADAMK; encoded by the coding sequence ATGAGCTTTGCTGATGATCTTGCTAAGTACTGCCAGGCTGCCGGGGACAAGGTAGACCAACTGGTGCGTGATACTGCCATCGGACTGCAGGCCAGCATGATGACCAAGTCTCCAGTGGATACCGGACGCTTCAAATCGAATTGGCAATGCGGCCTTGGGGGCATGAATCCCGACACTACTGCACCTGCTGGAAGCGATGCACTGGGCCGCACTGAGGTCGTGCTGCAGGGCTACAAGCCTGGGCAGACCATTTGGCTGACGAACAATCTGCCTTATGCCAAGCGCCTTGAAAACGGCTGGTCCCAGCAAGCACCTAGCGGCATGGTCCGCCTGACGGTCCAGGACTTTAAATATGCGGTCAAGCGCGCAGCGGATGCAATGAAATGA
- a CDS encoding DUF1799 domain-containing protein, whose amino-acid sequence MRRFAGQGAGQIRRSSVHRPTGKLKQIARSLFEPPVTEAEAQAAGFELEDYPEPEIIEVWPDNEAALDIAMMIGTRWVYPAMGGVPLGVRWEAIYPLMDRRASGEAWDELHEYMMVIEAEALATLREFAPKERAK is encoded by the coding sequence GTGCGGCGGTTCGCTGGCCAAGGTGCTGGGCAAATACGACGCAGCTCTGTTCACCGGCCAACTGGGAAACTAAAGCAGATAGCTCGATCCCTGTTTGAGCCTCCTGTCACAGAGGCAGAGGCTCAAGCTGCAGGGTTCGAGCTAGAAGACTACCCAGAGCCTGAGATCATCGAAGTCTGGCCGGACAACGAAGCCGCGCTAGACATCGCAATGATGATCGGCACCCGGTGGGTCTACCCGGCAATGGGTGGTGTGCCTCTGGGAGTGCGATGGGAGGCGATTTACCCACTGATGGACCGCAGGGCCAGTGGCGAGGCCTGGGATGAGCTGCATGAATACATGATGGTCATCGAGGCAGAGGCACTGGCGACACTGCGAGAATTCGCACCGAAGGAGCGTGCGAAGTGA
- a CDS encoding phage tail tube protein, with amino-acid sequence MARTPTGTITSVATALSSSKTISGISNAAEAVVSSVGHGFANGDIVLILSAWGRLNFRAFRVKGVTTDSYTLERGDTTNTEFFTPGQGAGSARKVSTWVDLDRTMNHATSGGDAKTVNVKFIESDNEIVLNDGFNAVQRTFDMDADMIGSPAYEALRMLSDTNADTVVRQRAKTGALSLIPAKVSFNEEETLTEGQAVVVKGTFNAQNKSTRYPA; translated from the coding sequence ATGGCACGTACTCCAACCGGCACGATTACCTCCGTTGCCACCGCGCTCTCCTCCTCGAAAACGATCAGCGGCATTTCCAATGCTGCAGAAGCTGTTGTCAGCTCTGTAGGCCACGGGTTTGCCAATGGCGACATCGTCCTGATTCTGTCGGCCTGGGGGCGCTTGAACTTCCGCGCTTTCCGCGTCAAGGGCGTGACCACCGACAGCTACACGCTGGAACGTGGAGACACCACGAACACCGAGTTCTTTACGCCTGGTCAAGGCGCAGGTTCGGCGCGCAAGGTCAGCACCTGGGTGGATCTGGACCGCACCATGAACCACGCCACCAGCGGCGGCGATGCCAAGACCGTGAACGTGAAGTTCATCGAGTCGGACAACGAAATCGTTCTGAACGACGGCTTCAACGCTGTGCAGCGTACCTTCGACATGGACGCCGACATGATCGGCTCGCCAGCTTACGAAGCGCTGCGCATGCTGTCCGATACCAACGCTGACACCGTGGTGCGTCAGCGTGCAAAGACCGGCGCTCTGTCGCTGATCCCCGCCAAGGTGTCGTTCAACGAAGAAGAAACCCTGACCGAAGGCCAAGCCGTCGTAGTTAAGGGCACCTTCAACGCTCAAAACAAGTCCACGCGCTACCCAGCGTAA
- a CDS encoding phage tail terminator-like protein encodes MTLSQIKALLESKLLAMPGVLPTAFENVPFKPSDGPYQACYHLVNSPVDLGIEGTLTEERGILQITLRYPEGKGRQLTDAMADLLKQHFKPAQIIPGPGFRIELNKTPTVSSGMPDEGRWTVPVSIFWEAYPS; translated from the coding sequence ATGACCCTCTCTCAAATCAAAGCACTACTGGAGTCCAAGTTGCTCGCCATGCCTGGTGTGCTGCCTACGGCCTTTGAGAACGTGCCTTTCAAGCCGTCTGATGGCCCATACCAAGCCTGCTATCACCTGGTGAATAGCCCGGTGGACCTGGGCATAGAGGGCACGCTGACGGAGGAGCGAGGCATCTTGCAGATCACGCTGCGTTATCCAGAAGGGAAAGGCCGGCAGTTGACGGATGCCATGGCCGACCTGCTCAAGCAGCATTTCAAGCCTGCCCAGATCATCCCTGGTCCGGGCTTTCGCATCGAACTGAACAAGACCCCAACAGTGTCCTCCGGAATGCCTGATGAGGGCCGCTGGACTGTCCCTGTCTCCATCTTCTGGGAGGCGTACCCGTCATAG
- a CDS encoding DnaT-like ssDNA-binding protein, with amino-acid sequence MLVVAPQDGYESLVSLAEAQDYMERMGYDWPAEVPQQEIALRRGTQYVVTMYSIRPEFLDPVADALKHATCEAALRAADGSLFSDVDAQAVTEESVGPITTKYAQPAKGGQKRFGVIDALMRGMTTGGVGQVKLVRA; translated from the coding sequence ATGCTGGTAGTCGCTCCACAAGATGGCTATGAATCGCTGGTGTCGCTGGCTGAGGCTCAAGATTACATGGAGCGCATGGGCTACGACTGGCCGGCTGAAGTCCCGCAGCAAGAGATTGCTCTGCGGCGCGGCACGCAGTATGTCGTGACCATGTACAGCATCCGGCCTGAGTTCCTGGACCCGGTCGCAGATGCCTTGAAGCATGCAACATGTGAGGCCGCACTACGGGCAGCCGATGGCTCTCTGTTCTCCGATGTGGACGCCCAGGCTGTCACCGAGGAATCGGTGGGCCCGATTACTACCAAGTACGCACAGCCCGCAAAAGGCGGCCAGAAGCGCTTCGGCGTGATTGATGCCTTGATGCGTGGCATGACGACAGGTGGTGTGGGGCAGGTCAAGCTTGTGAGGGCTTAG
- a CDS encoding phage tail assembly chaperone, with amino-acid sequence MAKQKTVPVTSLKMMAGKSPTFPLTVTVKNLDGDEFDVVFTAKAQKKSEWAAIRDAHRKTADGVEQPAEKAEFSFEDLVKDGMRQAAEIVAGAVTGWNLEDEFSVDSLIVLEDQCGGSLAKVLGKYDAALFTGQLGN; translated from the coding sequence ATGGCAAAGCAAAAAACTGTTCCCGTGACCAGCCTGAAGATGATGGCTGGCAAGTCACCGACCTTCCCCCTGACTGTGACCGTGAAGAACCTTGATGGCGACGAGTTCGACGTTGTGTTCACTGCCAAGGCACAGAAAAAGAGCGAGTGGGCCGCAATCCGTGATGCACACCGCAAGACTGCAGACGGTGTCGAGCAGCCGGCCGAGAAGGCTGAATTCTCGTTCGAGGACTTGGTGAAGGACGGCATGCGCCAGGCAGCCGAGATCGTGGCCGGCGCCGTTACGGGCTGGAACCTGGAAGACGAGTTCAGCGTAGACAGCCTGATCGTGCTGGAAGATCAGTGCGGCGGTTCGCTGGCCAAGGTGCTGGGCAAATACGACGCAGCTCTGTTCACCGGCCAACTGGGAAACTAA